AGCCGCCACGTGAGCCTGGTGCTCAGAGCCGCTTTCAGCCAGCTTTTCGGCCATGGCACCGATCTGACCGGCGACCTTGGTGATGTCAAGCGACACTCTTTTTCCTCCGCCGAAATTCAAGCCTAGTATAGTTTATGAAGGCGACGGCCTCAAGGATTTTTGCTAACAGCTATCAGCCCTCAGCTATCAGCTTAAACCGGACTGCAGGGAAGCATAGCCATCATATCGCGCAGCTTGGCTGAGGCATCGCTGATAACCGGCGGACCGTGACCGCCAAAAAGGGAATTGAAATCCAACCTGGCAATTTTCTTCATCGAATCCATCGCTCGGGGCATATCTATTGCGGTCGGTCGGGAAGGAGTCATCAACCTGTCTCGGGCATGCGTGCGTAGGGCGTCGCCGGTGAAGATGATCTCTCCAGGTTTCCATAGACAGATACTGCCCGACGTATGTCCAGGGGTATGGACAACCTGGAAGCTACCGACTTGGTCAAATTCATTAAGCAAGATATCAGGTTTAAAACGGGCAAAACGGCCCAAACCCGGGATCAGCCGGGAGATCCAGCGGAAGGGAAAGGGAAGCTCCGTTCGAGTGGTCATATAGTGTGCCTCGATGTTGTGGACAGCGATCTTAGCCCCGGTGAGTTCCCTGAGTTCAGAGGCGCTGCCGGCATGGTCGATATCAGTGTGGGTAAGGATAATGTAGCTGATTTTGGAGACGCCGAGTTTTTTGGCGTAATTGTCTATGCGGCGGGCATTACCCAGCAAACCGGTGTCGATGACAATGGAGGATTCCGGCTCGACGACAAGCCAACAGTTGCAGCCAATGACGCCTCGAATCCAATGAATGCCAGGTATGACTTCGATGTTGTACCGTCCTGTTTACAACATGATAATCCTCGATGCAACGGTAAACAATGGCAAGAACAAAGTTTTGGGTTCGTGCTAAAATAATCGTCAACTTCTGAAGGAGGCAAACTAATGCCGTCAATGGATGTGGTCAGCGCCGTCGACCTGCAGGCGTTGGATAACGCTATCAACAATGTCAAACGAGATATTACCAGCCGATACGATTTTCGCAATATCAAATCCGAGATAAGTCTTAACCGCAAGGAAAAGACGATTCATCTCCAAAGCGGAGATGACGTAAAAGTTAAAGCAATGACCGAAATGCTGATCG
This is a stretch of genomic DNA from Dehalogenimonas etheniformans. It encodes these proteins:
- a CDS encoding MBL fold metallo-hydrolase is translated as MEVIPGIHWIRGVIGCNCWLVVEPESSIVIDTGLLGNARRIDNYAKKLGVSKISYIILTHTDIDHAGSASELRELTGAKIAVHNIEAHYMTTRTELPFPFRWISRLIPGLGRFARFKPDILLNEFDQVGSFQVVHTPGHTSGSICLWKPGEIIFTGDALRTHARDRLMTPSRPTAIDMPRAMDSMKKIARLDFNSLFGGHGPPVISDASAKLRDMMAMLPCSPV